AAATTGTATATATAAATTATCTAATAACTACTCTTTTATAGGAAATAGTACTTCATTTATAGAGATAGAAGATGGAATTAATGAGTTTGGTTTAGCTGTTGGATTTACATCTATCTATCCAATTGTAATAGATTATGGTTTCAACTCTGGTATGATAATTAGAATGATTTTAGAAAAGTGTAAAAATGTAGATGAAGGGATAGAGTTGTTAAATAAAATTCCCATAGCCTCTAGTCAAACTTTTTTATTAGCAGATATCAGTGGAGAAATTGCTTTAGTGGAATGTAACTGTAAAAAAATAGAAGTTTATAAAAATTTTAATGAAAACAGTTATTTTATTTCAACTAACATCTTTCAAAGTGAAAGTATGAAAAAATATAACAAAGTGGATTATGATAATTGGTTTTCACAAGAAAAATATCAAACATTAGAAAAATTTTTGAATAAAAATTTTAAAATTTGTAATGTAGAAGAAATAAAAAAATTATTAGCTGGAGAAAACGGCTTTATGTGCCAATATGATAGAAAAACAGGAAAGGATACAGTTTGGAGTTCTATATATGATTTAAAATCTAAAAAAATTTGGAGAGTAGAAGGTAACCCAAAAAGAAAAAAATTTATTGAAGAGGATAGATTCAAATTTTAAAAATAAGTTGATTATAAAAGTAGCTGTTGCAATTTAAGATTTACAACAGCTACTTTTTAAATGAGAGTGTAATTAATTTTGTGTATTTACTCTCTTGATTATTAGAAATTAACCTAGT
The uncultured Fusobacterium sp. DNA segment above includes these coding regions:
- a CDS encoding C45 family peptidase, encoding MYHLKFKGKHYEIGYKWGKKLFENNFLLLQNIPFTLTKEHKDFAKKSEVYYNKFFPEVLEEIRGVADGQNTNYTLILSFLLSMYCIIPSCNCSCLVLKNDKNIILGRNSDFLTKLEKLYINCIYKLSNNYSFIGNSTSFIEIEDGINEFGLAVGFTSIYPIVIDYGFNSGMIIRMILEKCKNVDEGIELLNKIPIASSQTFLLADISGEIALVECNCKKIEVYKNFNENSYFISTNIFQSESMKKYNKVDYDNWFSQEKYQTLEKFLNKNFKICNVEEIKKLLAGENGFMCQYDRKTGKDTVWSSIYDLKSKKIWRVEGNPKRKKFIEEDRFKF